The genome window CGCCACGCCGCTACGGAAAGACATCCTTGATCCTCAAGGTGATCGACCTCGTGCGTGACCAAGGTGGCCTCGTCGCTTACCTCGACCTTTTCGGCCTCCCGACCAAGGCCGCCAGAGTCGCATAGAGCTTGCGGAGCATTTCGCTGTCCTTGCCGGCAGCTGTGTTCAGCTTTCGATCATGATCCAGACGGATGATGAACCGGTGGCCCCCGGAAATCAGCCCCGCTAAGAGCTCGTAGGAATCGCCTTCGCGATCCATGACGTGCACGGCCTCGGCACGCCCCGCAACGTGGTTGCCCGCAACAGTCGCCAGGTCGAGCCACCTGTTGGATTCGCGGTCGGTCCGCGCCAGCCGATCGCGCCAGCCTTCACTGCCCTTGGGCGGCTCGGTCCGGAAGTGCGTCCTCATCCCCAGCACACCAAGCGGCTTGCGCGACCCGTCCGCCCCGACCGCCAGAGCAAAGTGTGCAATAAAGCCTTGCCCGTAGCCGCGAATGCGGCCCAGGCCTTCGCGCTGCGAATCACCGTCGAACTGGAACGACGTCGTATCGTGCACCACCAGGACCACCTCAGCGGCCGAGGCTCTCTCGACCGTCTGCGAGACGTGCGGCGCCAGATGAGCCTCGGGAGTAACCCCAGGGTTGTTGAGGAAGCGATACGTGCCTTCTAGCGCGGCATCCGAGCCCGCCTGCGTCGGGAAGCCCGCACCAGGGGCTGACTCGGCAGCATCAGCAAGACGCTTCAGCCGCCGAGTCAGCCGCTTGTCGCCTAGATCAGCGCCTTCAAATTCCTTAGATACCGGATCGAGTTCGACTTGTACTGGCATAACGCCAGGAGATCACGCAGTCGGCCGGCCGTCCAGACTTGTATAGGATCCTGAGACTCAACGCGTACGTGAGGCACGGCGCCGCGGAAGTAAGATACCGGGGCGAGGTCAAGTGAGCGGCGCTATCAGTCCGTGCGCCGGCACCTGGTTTGCCTAGGTGAAGTAGATGGCGCCCTGGCAGCAATTGGCCTGCACGTCGTCGCAACTTCCCGTCCCGGACGGGCAATCGGAGCAGGTCGTGTTGGGACGGGTGTTGGCCTTGCCGTCGGTATCCTCGTAGAAGACGTCCGGGCAGTTCTGCCAGCAGTAGCCTATTCCGGTGCAGTTTTCCTTGGCGACGTGCGGTGTGGGCATCCCATGCTCCCTTCTTGGTTTAAACGTTCCTTTCCTCTGTCTTAGCATTTTCTTTACCTTACGTCGAGACGTTCGGTGGATAAGAGAAACACACGGATTTGCTTCAAGGAGGCCGCCCCGAATGAACTCGACCCGCAAGCTCCGCCAGGGCCTGGGCATCGCCCTCTTCGCGGCGACCCTCGCCGGTTGCGGCATCCCCGCGGCAACGTCCCTGGTCGGGCAGGGCGACGCGTCGCTGGCGGCCAGGGGCGCGGGCGCGCACTGGGGCATGTACAACTTCTTCGCCCTCGACAACGACCTGGACAACGGGACCGGCCTGATCTCGTCGATGCTGCGCGTCAACGCCCCCAACGTGGTCCATGCCAGCCTCTACGACGGCGAGAGCCAGGGCGACTCGCAGATCTTCTACCAGAACCAGCCCAACGATCGCCTGACGGCGACGGCCAAGACCGAGGTCGACAGCGGCACGGCGAAGGCCCTCGAGGACTTCCTGGCAAAGGCCACGCAGACCAGTCCCGGCAAGGCCCGCATGCTCACCATGGCCGACCACGGCGGCGGCATCATCCGCGGCATCTGCTCGGACTGGAACGGCCCGGGCGGCAAGAAGATCATCCACGTCAACGAGGTCAACGACGTCCTCGCTCGCTACCCGGTCGAGATCCTGGGCTTCGACGCCTGCTTCATGAGCATGGTCGAGGTGGCCTACGAAGTGCGCCAGAACGCCAAGTTCGTGGTCGGCGCCCAGACCACCACGCGGGGCGACTTCCCGTACGCGTCGCTGGTGCAGTCGCTCGATCGCAACCTCGATTCGCGCCGCGCCGCCGTCTCCGTGATGGAGGCCGCGCACGCCAACGCCCGCTACACGCACGCCTTCAGCGTCCTCGATACGGCCGGTTCCGCGCAGGTGGCCGCGGCGATGGGCGACCTGGGCAAGGTCATGACCGCCAAGATGGGCACCATGAAGGAACCGATGCGCGAGGCCATCGCCAAGGCGCAGTCGTACGCCAACGAGACGTCGCCGGGCCTCTCGATGTACAACAACTATCGCGATCTGGGTGACGTGGTGGACCGCCTCGCGGCCCTGGGCGACCCCGACCTGGCGCGGGCGGCCAAGGGCGTCCGGGCGGCCCTGGCGCGGTGCGTCGTGGCCGAGAAGCATGCCAACGGCGGCTGGGGCGGTGGAGACCCGGATCTCGAGCGCATCTCGGGCGCGATGATCTACGCGTCGACCGACGGCACCGTCGAGCAGAAGTACCTGAGCCGCAGCTTCGCCCGCGACTCGGGCTGGGGCGACGTGCTCGTCAAGCTCAACTCGCGGGCCGGCTGGGCCAACCCGGTGCAGAAGGACAAGTACCCCTTCGGCTTCCCGAGCAAGCGGTAGCATGACGTAGCCGTGGTCGGCCACGCGGCCGGCCACGGGCGCGGCGGGTGATCCGCGGCAGGCACGGAGGCCTGCCTTACCCCGGTCGCGGGATGCCCGTGCGGCGCGGCAGCATGGCCGCGCCGAGGCCGGCGGCCTTGCCGGCCAGATGGCTCAGGGTCCAGCAGAGGCCATTGCGCCCCGCGCCGGCCAGAGCCTGGCCGATCTCGCGGACCAGCAGGGTCCGGAGCACGGCGGGCGTGGGCCCGAGGGACTTGAGGAGCAAGTAGGTGCGGTTGCGGGCCAGGTAGAACTGGGTGCGCCACGTCGCCGGATCGCGGGGAATGGCTTCCCTCGGGGCCGAGAGGTGATCGACCACGGCGCGCGGCTCGTAGCGGACCTTGTAGCCGCTGCGCCCTATTCGCAGGCACATGTCGCCCGCTTCGTTGACGTTGCTTCCCGAGTACGCGCGGTCGAAGCCGCCCAGCCCAAGCAGCAGTTCGCGCCGGAACGCCATGTTGCAGCCGCGCACGCGATCGACGTCGAGGACCCGGCCGGGATCGGCGTTGAAGTTGTCGATGCGCGTACCGTCGGGCAGGAGGCGCCCGACCATGGTGGGATCGGGCAGGGTGGGCTCGTGCTCGTCGATGGCGCGGCCGCCGGCGGCGCCCACGGCGGGATCGGCGAAGACCGCGACCAGGGCGGCGAGCCAGCCCGGGTGGGCCATGGAGTCGTCGTCCAGGAAAGCCACGACGTCCCCGGAAGCATGCGCGATCCCCAGGTTGCGCGACGCCGGCATCTGGTGGACCCTGCCGCGAAAGTCGAGGTAGCGCACGCCCGCGCGGCCCGTCACCAGGTCCCGGGTTTCCGCTCCGTCGCTCGCGTCCACGACGAGAATCTCGGCGGCGCCTTGGTCCGCCAGGCGATCCAGGCAATCCGCCAGCATCGCCGGCCGGTTGCGCGTGATCACCACGACGCTGGCCGCCAGCACGGGCATCCTAGAGCGTGACGGCAATACCCGGTTCGGCCACGACCTCGCCGATCTCCCAGCCCCGCGCGCCGTGTTGCTGCAAGGCCTGGAGCAGGTACTCGGCCTTGGCCGCCGGTACCGCCGCCAGCAGGCCGCCCGATGTCTGGGCGTCGGCCAGTAGCCATTGCTCGGGCTCACCCAGGCCGGGCATCACGCGCAGGTGGGGCGCCAGGAACTCCAGGTTGCGCTTGGTCCCGCCCGGTACGACGCCCTCCTTGGCGAGCACCAGCGCATCCGGCAGCAGGGGTAGCGACTCGAACCGCAGTAGGGCTCCGACGCCGCTGGCCGAGACCATCTCGTGCAGGTGGCCGGCCAGGCCGAAGCCCGTGACGTCGGTGCAGGCGTGGACGCCCACTTCGAGGCACGCCAGCGAGGCCGCCCGGTTGAGCGTGGCCATCCACTCAGCGGCCTCGGCCAGGGCGTCCGCGGGGATGCGATCGCGCTTGCACGCGGTGGTGAGGATGCCCGTGCCGATGGGCTTGGTCAGCACCAGCCGATCGCCCACGCGGGCGCCCTTGTTGCGCATGATCCGGTCGGGATGGATGGTTCCGGTCACGGCCATGCCGTACTTGGGCTCGGGATCGTCCACCGTATGGCCGCCCACGATGGTCAGGCCGGCTTCCCGGGCCTTGGCGGCGCCGCCCTGCAGGATTTTCAGGAGTACGTCGTCGGGTACCACGCCGACGGGAAAGGCCACGATGTTCAGCGCCGTGAGCGGCGTGCCGCCCATGGCATACACGTCGGAGAGCGAGTTGGCCGCGGCTATCTGCCCGAACTGGTAAGGATCGTCGACGATCGGCGTGAAGAAGTCCACGGTCT of Candidatus Tanganyikabacteria bacterium contains these proteins:
- a CDS encoding transposase, which encodes MPVQVELDPVSKEFEGADLGDKRLTRRLKRLADAAESAPGAGFPTQAGSDAALEGTYRFLNNPGVTPEAHLAPHVSQTVERASAAEVVLVVHDTTSFQFDGDSQREGLGRIRGYGQGFIAHFALAVGADGSRKPLGVLGMRTHFRTEPPKGSEGWRDRLARTDRESNRWLDLATVAGNHVAGRAEAVHVMDREGDSYELLAGLISGGHRFIIRLDHDRKLNTAAGKDSEMLRKLYATLAALVGRPKRSR
- a CDS encoding glycosyltransferase, whose protein sequence is MLAASVVVITRNRPAMLADCLDRLADQGAAEILVVDASDGAETRDLVTGRAGVRYLDFRGRVHQMPASRNLGIAHASGDVVAFLDDDSMAHPGWLAALVAVFADPAVGAAGGRAIDEHEPTLPDPTMVGRLLPDGTRIDNFNADPGRVLDVDRVRGCNMAFRRELLLGLGGFDRAYSGSNVNEAGDMCLRIGRSGYKVRYEPRAVVDHLSAPREAIPRDPATWRTQFYLARNRTYLLLKSLGPTPAVLRTLLVREIGQALAGAGRNGLCWTLSHLAGKAAGLGAAMLPRRTGIPRPG
- a CDS encoding ferredoxin; this translates as MPTPHVAKENCTGIGYCWQNCPDVFYEDTDGKANTRPNTTCSDCPSGTGSCDDVQANCCQGAIYFT
- the selD gene encoding selenide, water dikinase SelD; this translates as MSHTREEIRLTSLTRTAGUASKVGPADLAQVLGSLILPSDPNLLVGFETADDAGVYRIAPDLALVQTVDFFTPIVDDPYQFGQIAAANSLSDVYAMGGTPLTALNIVAFPVGVVPDDVLLKILQGGAAKAREAGLTIVGGHTVDDPEPKYGMAVTGTIHPDRIMRNKGARVGDRLVLTKPIGTGILTTACKRDRIPADALAEAAEWMATLNRAASLACLEVGVHACTDVTGFGLAGHLHEMVSASGVGALLRFESLPLLPDALVLAKEGVVPGGTKRNLEFLAPHLRVMPGLGEPEQWLLADAQTSGGLLAAVPAAKAEYLLQALQQHGARGWEIGEVVAEPGIAVTL